In Arcobacter sp. F2176, a single window of DNA contains:
- a CDS encoding GyrI-like domain-containing protein, with protein sequence MQKRSTYNKNVQIANDAMYYIYEYIDTDINIDDLALNFGISKFHLHKLFKEVMGINIYETIKSIRLQKAASLLLTNKYSTITQVASMCGYSSQTSFIRAFKERFHQTPKAWRSGGSEEYSTNILKNSTMLLYEKKDFENIEPKIVKSKALKTYYIRQRGYLKEDVIKIWQKLQAWVYTNNITKYDEIGIYHDNPTITPHNECFYVAGIIPKGEVDLSNTSLPIFYTPEALYASFEIKGKMGDILRFIQWAYQEWLPNSGFETTTNPPYVIFKKNHFLNEDRLFEATYYLPIQYV encoded by the coding sequence ATGCAAAAAAGAAGTACTTACAACAAAAATGTACAAATAGCAAATGATGCTATGTATTATATATATGAGTATATCGATACGGATATCAATATTGATGATTTAGCTTTAAATTTTGGTATTAGTAAATTTCACTTGCATAAACTGTTTAAAGAAGTTATGGGCATAAATATATATGAAACCATAAAATCAATACGACTACAAAAAGCCGCAAGTCTACTTCTTACTAATAAATATTCAACGATAACTCAAGTAGCTTCTATGTGTGGCTACTCATCTCAAACTTCTTTTATCCGTGCTTTTAAGGAGAGATTTCATCAAACACCAAAGGCATGGAGAAGTGGTGGAAGTGAAGAGTATTCTACCAACATATTAAAAAACTCTACAATGCTTTTGTATGAAAAGAAAGATTTTGAAAATATTGAACCCAAAATAGTAAAATCAAAGGCTTTAAAAACTTACTATATAAGACAAAGGGGATATTTAAAAGAAGATGTCATAAAAATCTGGCAGAAACTTCAAGCTTGGGTCTATACAAATAATATAACAAAATATGATGAAATAGGAATCTATCATGATAATCCTACAATTACTCCTCACAATGAGTGTTTTTATGTGGCAGGGATTATTCCAAAAGGTGAAGTAGACTTGTCAAATACCAGTCTTCCTATCTTTTATACTCCTGAGGCTTTATATGCAAGCTTTGAGATAAAAGGAAAGATGGGAGATATTCTAAGATTTATACAATGGGCTTATCAAGAGTGGCTTCCAAATAGTGGTTTTGAAACAACAACAAATCCACCCTATGTAATATTTAAAAAGAATCATTTCCTAAATGAAGATAGACTTTTTGAAGCAACTTATTATTTACCTATTCAATATGTGTAA
- a CDS encoding EamA family transporter, with protein MKVNDLLLAVLVAFIWGVNFSVIKLGLIDLDPFILSGMRFLLCALPLVFFVKRPKVHIKWLISYGLLFGVGLWGMVYVGIYFGISAGMSSLILQMSAFLTVILGAILLDETIDITKKIAFAISLFGLLLIINVTDGSVTVLGLIFVLIAAVSLSFTNIIIKKAGTKNLFSFMIWSSMFSPIPLFILAFITHGQIVFTNFFDNLSNMAIFSIMFQVYPTTLLGYWIWNTLLHKYPVSSVAPLSLLIPIFGIAGSYFIFDEKIGLIKIVASGLIILALLINTFGKRISLKKYKEV; from the coding sequence ATGAAAGTAAATGATTTATTATTAGCAGTTTTAGTTGCTTTTATTTGGGGTGTAAACTTTTCAGTAATTAAACTAGGACTTATAGACCTTGATCCTTTTATTTTATCTGGTATGAGATTTTTATTGTGTGCTTTACCTTTAGTATTTTTTGTAAAAAGACCAAAAGTACACATAAAGTGGTTGATTTCCTATGGATTACTTTTTGGTGTAGGACTTTGGGGAATGGTATATGTTGGAATATATTTTGGAATATCAGCAGGTATGTCTTCTCTAATACTTCAAATGAGTGCATTTTTAACTGTGATTCTAGGAGCTATATTATTAGATGAGACTATTGATATAACAAAAAAGATAGCTTTTGCTATTTCATTATTTGGCTTATTGTTGATTATAAATGTTACAGATGGTTCTGTTACAGTACTTGGTTTGATATTTGTTTTAATAGCTGCCGTATCACTTAGTTTTACTAACATCATAATAAAAAAAGCTGGTACTAAAAATCTCTTTTCATTTATGATTTGGTCAAGCATGTTTTCGCCTATTCCACTGTTTATTTTGGCTTTTATTACCCATGGGCAAATAGTATTTACAAACTTTTTTGATAATCTTAGCAATATGGCAATTTTTTCAATAATGTTTCAAGTCTATCCCACTACACTTTTAGGTTATTGGATATGGAATACACTATTACATAAGTATCCAGTATCAAGTGTGGCACCTCTTAGTTTACTTATTCCTATATTTGGAATAGCTGGGTCATATTTTATTTTTGATGAAAAGATTGGACTTATAAAAATAGTAGCATCAGGGCTAATTATATTAGCCTTATTAATAAATACATTTGGGAAAAGAATATCCCTAAAAAAATACAAAGAAGTTTAG
- a CDS encoding LysE family translocator: protein MEELYTVTLLISISAFALTATITPGPNNVLLLSSGLTFGYKRTLPHVFGVFLGFALMVLLVGLGIGIVFEEFPIVLKILKIVGILYLFWMAYKIGSSKGHMKIKEKHKPFTFIQAALFQWVNPKGWIMSMTAMSIFVTSKDNSISQVVIIAFIFLLAGAIACNAWAIGGVALKRFIKDDSHVRKFNLIMAILLVLSVLPVIIEH from the coding sequence ATGGAAGAGTTATATACAGTTACCCTATTGATATCAATCTCAGCTTTTGCCCTAACAGCAACAATAACACCAGGACCTAATAATGTCTTGCTTTTATCTTCTGGTTTAACCTTTGGATATAAAAGAACACTTCCCCATGTATTTGGGGTATTTTTAGGCTTTGCATTGATGGTACTACTTGTGGGTTTAGGTATTGGAATTGTTTTTGAAGAATTTCCAATAGTACTTAAAATACTAAAAATAGTAGGAATACTTTATCTTTTTTGGATGGCATATAAAATAGGAAGTAGCAAAGGACATATGAAAATAAAAGAGAAACATAAACCTTTTACTTTCATACAAGCAGCACTTTTCCAATGGGTTAACCCAAAAGGGTGGATTATGTCTATGACGGCTATGTCTATTTTTGTAACTTCAAAAGATAATAGTATAAGTCAAGTAGTTATCATAGCTTTTATATTTTTATTAGCTGGTGCTATAGCTTGTAATGCTTGGGCTATAGGTGGTGTTGCTTTAAAAAGATTTATAAAAGATGATAGCCATGTGAGAAAATTCAATCTAATCATGGCGATACTTTTAGTTTTATCAGTTCTTCCTGTAATAATTGAGCATTAG
- a CDS encoding thioesterase family protein → MFTELIRPRFLETDALGHINNNTYGVWFESARDPIFHIFMPKVDIKRWNLVMAHSSFDFLKEVFWGKPVVIKTAIIKIGNSSLEMSHAVYQEGNLCTTGKAVLIHYNFETKEAVKIPDNIRAELETHLFTLPWMQTLKEVQEFEISKEA, encoded by the coding sequence ATGTTCACAGAACTAATAAGACCAAGATTTTTAGAAACAGATGCTTTAGGGCACATAAACAATAACACTTATGGAGTATGGTTTGAATCAGCTCGTGATCCGATTTTTCATATTTTTATGCCAAAAGTAGATATAAAAAGATGGAATCTAGTTATGGCACATAGTTCTTTTGATTTTCTAAAAGAGGTATTTTGGGGTAAACCAGTTGTTATTAAAACAGCTATTATAAAAATAGGAAATTCATCTTTAGAGATGAGTCATGCAGTTTATCAAGAAGGTAACTTGTGTACCACAGGAAAGGCTGTATTGATTCATTATAATTTTGAGACAAAAGAGGCTGTAAAAATCCCCGATAATATAAGAGCAGAGCTTGAAACTCATTTGTTTACTTTACCTTGGATGCAAACGCTAAAAGAGGTGCAGGAGTTTGAGATTAGTAAGGAGGCATAA
- a CDS encoding ribonucleotide-diphosphate reductase subunit beta produces the protein MARKTIYNPDSKESLSDRRIFGGNPDGMINFTKMKYQWALNLWDTMEANTWFPREVQMTGDAKDYKYLTPAEKRMYDLVLSQLIFMDSLQTNNLMDNINPYITVPEINACLSRQSYEEANHSKSYAVMVESISDNTDEIYDKWKTDTQLREKNNYIAAVYDNLSDDITDEKMVLAMFANQILEGLYFYAGFAAIYALGKSGKMLGSSQMIKFIQRDEVTHLLLFQNMINSTRKERPDLFTPELEVKVRAMFRKAVELEAAWGAYITQGQILGFTDAIITQYIQYLADKRLDAVGYKPEYNVKHPIPWVDGYSSFNDQRTNFFEGNVLNYSKGSIDFDDF, from the coding sequence GTGGCTAGAAAAACAATATATAATCCAGATTCAAAAGAGAGTTTAAGCGATAGAAGAATTTTTGGTGGTAACCCAGATGGTATGATAAACTTCACAAAAATGAAGTACCAATGGGCTCTAAATCTTTGGGATACTATGGAAGCAAATACTTGGTTCCCAAGAGAAGTTCAAATGACAGGAGATGCAAAGGACTATAAGTACCTAACACCTGCTGAAAAGAGAATGTATGATTTAGTATTATCCCAGCTAATTTTTATGGATTCGTTACAAACAAATAACTTGATGGATAATATCAATCCTTATATAACAGTACCAGAAATCAATGCTTGTCTTTCAAGACAATCATACGAAGAAGCAAATCACTCAAAATCATATGCAGTTATGGTTGAATCAATTTCTGATAATACAGATGAGATTTATGACAAATGGAAAACTGATACTCAATTAAGAGAAAAAAATAACTACATAGCAGCTGTTTATGATAACTTATCTGATGATATTACAGATGAAAAAATGGTTTTAGCAATGTTTGCAAATCAAATCTTAGAGGGATTATACTTCTATGCAGGTTTTGCAGCTATATATGCCCTTGGAAAATCAGGAAAGATGCTAGGAAGCTCACAAATGATTAAATTCATCCAAAGAGATGAAGTAACGCATTTACTACTTTTCCAAAACATGATTAACTCTACAAGAAAAGAAAGACCTGATTTATTTACTCCTGAGTTAGAAGTAAAAGTAAGAGCTATGTTTAGAAAAGCAGTAGAACTAGAAGCTGCATGGGGAGCATACATTACTCAAGGTCAAATCTTAGGTTTCACAGATGCAATCATCACACAATATATCCAATACCTAGCAGATAAAAGATTAGATGCAGTAGGATATAAACCAGAATACAATGTTAAGCACCCTATTCCATGGGTAGATGGATACAGTAGTTTCAATGACCAAAGAACGAATTTCTTCGAAGGGAATGTGTTGAACTATTCAAAAGGTAGCATCGATTTCGACGACTTCTAA
- a CDS encoding ribonucleoside-diphosphate reductase subunit alpha produces the protein MALMIQKRNGRKEILDITKIQKMSIAATEGLEGVSQSELELDAQIKFIDGMSSSDIQDALIKTAIEKIDIDVPNWTFVAARLFIFNLYHRVGRTTNSVKGEAYAHLADYIKIAQDAGRMIPGLETGYDLEDLNSYLKPERDLQFNYLGIKTLYDRYLIKDKNSDPIELPQHMFMGIAMFLAQDEDDKQARAKEFYDVVSKFEVMLATPTLSNARTNRHQLSSCYIGSSPDNIEGIFDGYKEMALLSKYGGGIGWDWNQIRALGGAIDGHKSAAGGTVPFLKITNDIAIAVDQLGTRKGAIAVYLEPWHMDISDFLDLKKNSGEERRRAHDLFPSLWISDLFMQRIMEDSHWTLFDPNDVKDLSELHGDAFEKRYIEYEHDNSIIKDRIKAKDLWKKILTSYFESGSPFLCFKDNANRANPNAHVGHIRSSNLCTEIFQNTNPNKYKIKLEFEDGSIEVHDEEDTIKVDSGIVKKANKVTALDSIGGKKIFIVEKEKTDGDTAVCNLASVNLSKIHTKEDIERVVPTAIRMLDNVIDLNFYPLRKVKATNLKSRSIGLGVMGEAQMLAEEKLVWGSVDHLKKIDKVMESISYNAIKSSAELAVEKGKYPTFDGSNWSKGIMPHDHAPQAVNALVEKDLFDTGYDWDALRAQVKKDGMRNGYLMAVAPTSSISILVGTTQAIEPVYKRKWYEENLSGLIPVVVPKLSPETWSYYTPAYEVDQLDIIKAAAVRQKWIDQGQSTNIFLSLDKASGKYMHQIYTLAWQLGLKSTYYLRSQSPEASNDVEDRSMECAGCQ, from the coding sequence ATGGCTTTAATGATTCAAAAAAGAAATGGAAGAAAAGAGATTTTAGATATAACTAAAATCCAAAAGATGTCAATAGCAGCAACTGAGGGACTTGAAGGAGTTTCTCAAAGTGAGCTAGAACTAGATGCTCAAATTAAGTTTATAGATGGAATGAGTTCATCTGATATTCAAGATGCTTTAATAAAAACAGCTATAGAAAAAATTGATATAGATGTTCCAAATTGGACTTTTGTTGCAGCAAGACTGTTTATTTTTAATTTATACCATAGAGTTGGTAGAACAACAAATAGTGTAAAAGGTGAAGCTTATGCTCATCTAGCAGATTACATTAAAATTGCGCAAGATGCAGGAAGAATGATTCCAGGACTTGAAACTGGATATGATTTAGAGGATTTAAATAGTTATTTAAAACCAGAAAGAGATTTACAATTTAATTATCTTGGTATTAAAACTTTATATGATAGATATCTAATCAAAGATAAAAATTCTGACCCAATAGAGTTACCACAACATATGTTTATGGGTATTGCTATGTTCTTAGCACAAGATGAAGATGATAAACAAGCTCGAGCAAAAGAGTTTTATGATGTTGTTTCTAAATTTGAAGTTATGTTAGCAACTCCAACTTTAAGTAATGCAAGAACAAATAGACATCAATTATCATCTTGTTATATAGGTTCAAGTCCTGATAATATTGAAGGTATTTTTGATGGTTATAAAGAGATGGCACTATTATCTAAATATGGTGGTGGTATTGGTTGGGATTGGAACCAAATCAGAGCCCTAGGTGGTGCGATTGATGGACATAAAAGTGCTGCTGGTGGTACGGTGCCATTTTTAAAAATCACAAATGATATTGCAATTGCAGTTGATCAACTAGGTACAAGAAAAGGTGCCATTGCTGTTTATTTAGAGCCTTGGCACATGGATATTTCTGATTTCCTTGACTTGAAGAAAAACTCAGGAGAAGAAAGACGAAGAGCACATGATTTATTCCCTTCACTTTGGATTTCTGATTTATTTATGCAAAGAATTATGGAAGATTCTCATTGGACTTTATTTGATCCAAATGATGTAAAAGATTTAAGTGAACTTCATGGTGATGCTTTTGAAAAAAGATATATTGAGTATGAACATGATAATTCAATTATAAAAGATAGAATCAAAGCAAAAGATTTATGGAAGAAAATTTTAACTTCATATTTTGAATCAGGTTCTCCTTTCCTTTGTTTTAAAGATAATGCAAATAGAGCAAATCCAAATGCCCATGTTGGACATATTAGAAGCTCAAATTTATGTACAGAGATATTTCAAAATACAAATCCAAATAAATACAAGATAAAATTAGAGTTTGAAGATGGTTCAATAGAAGTTCATGATGAAGAGGATACTATAAAAGTAGATTCTGGAATCGTTAAAAAAGCTAATAAAGTTACAGCATTGGATTCAATAGGTGGTAAAAAAATATTTATAGTTGAAAAAGAGAAGACAGATGGAGATACAGCTGTTTGTAACTTGGCATCTGTAAACTTAAGTAAAATCCATACAAAAGAAGATATTGAAAGAGTAGTACCAACTGCTATTAGAATGTTAGACAATGTTATTGATTTAAATTTCTACCCTCTTAGAAAAGTAAAAGCTACAAATCTAAAATCAAGAAGTATAGGTCTTGGTGTTATGGGTGAAGCTCAAATGCTAGCGGAAGAAAAACTTGTTTGGGGAAGTGTTGACCACTTGAAAAAAATAGATAAAGTTATGGAATCAATTTCATACAATGCTATTAAATCAAGTGCTGAACTTGCAGTAGAAAAAGGTAAATATCCTACATTTGATGGTTCAAATTGGTCAAAAGGTATTATGCCACATGATCATGCACCACAAGCTGTTAATGCTTTAGTAGAAAAAGATTTATTTGATACAGGTTATGATTGGGATGCACTAAGAGCACAAGTTAAAAAAGATGGTATGAGAAATGGTTATTTAATGGCAGTTGCTCCAACATCATCTATTTCTATTTTAGTTGGAACTACTCAAGCTATTGAACCAGTATACAAAAGAAAATGGTACGAAGAGAACTTATCAGGACTTATTCCAGTAGTTGTTCCAAAACTTAGCCCTGAAACTTGGTCTTATTATACACCAGCTTATGAAGTAGATCAATTGGATATAATCAAAGCAGCAGCAGTAAGACAAAAATGGATAGATCAAGGTCAAAGTACAAATATTTTCCTTTCTTTAGATAAAGCAAGTGGAAAATATATGCATCAGATTTATACTTTAGCTTGGCAGTTAGGTTTAAAATCAACTTATTACCTAAGAAGTCAATCACCTGAAGCTTCAAATGATGTAGAAGATAGAAGTATGGAGTGTGCAGGTTGTCAATAA
- the purB gene encoding adenylosuccinate lyase, protein MVERYAREEMSAKWTQEARYAAWLEVEKAAVKAWNKIGLIPDEDCEKIVKNATFSVERIEEIEAVTKHDLIAFNTSVSESLGEESRWFHYGMTSSDAVDTGVAIQMRDSLKIIIEDVKMLMESIKKRAQEHKFTLMVGRSHGIHGEPITFGLTLAVWYDEVSRHLKNLEETMEVISVGQISGAMGNFAHAPLELEEYAMAELGLKPEPCSNQVIHRDRYARLATALALLASSVEKFAVQVRHLQRTEVYEAEEYFAKGQKGSSAMPHKRNPILTENITGLARMIRSYATPAMENVALWHERDISHSSTERFWLPDAFITSDFMLHRMNSVIANLSVMPENMMKNLNLTGGLVFSQRVLLELPKAGVSREDAYRIVQRNAMKVWEEIQQGKPSTNEKGESLYLQYLLGDDELRNSLSEEQIRECFNFDYYTKNVDAIFKRVFK, encoded by the coding sequence ATGGTTGAAAGATACGCAAGAGAAGAGATGAGCGCAAAGTGGACTCAAGAAGCGAGATATGCTGCGTGGCTTGAAGTAGAAAAAGCAGCTGTAAAAGCTTGGAATAAAATAGGTCTTATTCCAGATGAAGATTGTGAAAAGATAGTAAAAAATGCTACTTTTTCTGTTGAAAGAATAGAAGAAATAGAAGCTGTTACAAAACATGATTTAATTGCATTTAATACAAGTGTATCTGAATCATTAGGAGAAGAATCAAGATGGTTCCATTATGGAATGACTTCATCAGATGCCGTTGATACAGGTGTTGCAATTCAAATGAGAGACTCTTTAAAAATCATTATCGAAGATGTAAAGATGTTAATGGAGTCTATTAAAAAAAGAGCCCAAGAACACAAATTTACTTTGATGGTAGGAAGAAGTCATGGTATTCATGGTGAACCTATTACTTTTGGTTTGACTTTAGCTGTTTGGTATGATGAAGTATCAAGACATCTTAAAAATCTTGAAGAGACTATGGAAGTTATTTCTGTAGGACAAATCTCTGGAGCTATGGGTAACTTTGCTCACGCACCACTTGAACTTGAAGAGTATGCAATGGCTGAACTTGGACTTAAACCTGAGCCTTGTTCAAATCAAGTAATTCATAGGGACAGATACGCAAGACTTGCAACTGCTTTAGCATTACTTGCAAGTTCTGTTGAAAAGTTTGCAGTGCAAGTAAGACACTTACAAAGAACAGAAGTTTATGAAGCTGAAGAGTATTTTGCAAAAGGGCAAAAAGGTAGTTCAGCTATGCCACATAAAAGAAATCCTATTTTAACAGAAAATATAACTGGGTTAGCAAGAATGATTAGATCATATGCAACTCCTGCTATGGAAAATGTTGCTTTATGGCATGAAAGAGATATTTCTCACTCATCAACTGAGCGATTTTGGTTGCCAGATGCATTTATTACAAGTGATTTTATGTTACATAGAATGAACAGTGTAATTGCAAACTTATCAGTTATGCCAGAAAATATGATGAAGAATTTAAATTTAACTGGTGGATTAGTATTTTCACAAAGAGTATTATTAGAGCTTCCAAAAGCTGGAGTTTCAAGAGAAGATGCTTATAGAATAGTACAAAGAAATGCAATGAAAGTATGGGAAGAGATACAACAAGGTAAACCTAGTACAAATGAAAAAGGTGAATCTTTATATTTACAATATTTATTAGGGGACGATGAATTAAGAAATTCATTATCAGAAGAACAAATAAGAGAGTGTTTTAATTTTGACTACTACACGAAAAATGTAGATGCAATTTTTAAAAGAGTTTTTAAATAA
- a CDS encoding RluA family pseudouridine synthase — MPFILKEYPALSGEKIQVHLVKNLKIKTSTAQKSISKGRVFDEAFNTLKYGDIIDSDLIYMAQFEGHTRGLNPLFQTNFFAIFEKPSGVVVHPISKNTEYCLLDEVRYHFGDDANLVHRIDAETSGLIMCAKDRDIESKLKLMFEEKKYQKSYLAIVRGHIKESVIIDTSIQKEGKNIGVRMVAGEEGKKSKTIINPIKYDEKKDLTLVEALPVTGRQHQIRVHLYSIGHPIFGDPIYGVDDDFADAYLDRLLDDKRREEVSGSHRLWLHANYLEFNYENTLYKIYSKNKDLYNQFLDDN; from the coding sequence TTGCCGTTTATACTAAAAGAATACCCCGCACTTTCTGGAGAAAAAATCCAAGTGCATTTAGTCAAAAATCTCAAGATAAAGACCTCTACAGCGCAAAAGTCTATTAGCAAAGGTAGAGTTTTCGATGAAGCTTTCAATACTTTAAAGTATGGAGATATTATAGACTCTGATTTGATTTATATGGCTCAATTTGAAGGTCATACAAGAGGTTTGAACCCCCTATTTCAAACCAATTTCTTTGCTATTTTTGAAAAACCTTCTGGAGTTGTTGTTCACCCAATCAGTAAAAATACTGAATATTGTTTATTGGATGAAGTTCGTTATCACTTTGGAGATGATGCCAATTTAGTACATAGAATTGATGCAGAAACTTCTGGCTTAATAATGTGTGCCAAAGATAGAGACATAGAATCTAAACTAAAATTAATGTTTGAAGAGAAAAAGTATCAAAAATCATACTTAGCCATAGTAAGAGGTCACATAAAAGAGTCAGTTATTATTGATACTTCCATACAAAAAGAGGGTAAAAATATAGGTGTAAGAATGGTTGCAGGAGAAGAAGGAAAAAAATCTAAAACAATAATCAATCCTATAAAATATGATGAAAAAAAAGATTTAACTTTAGTGGAAGCCCTACCCGTAACTGGAAGACAGCACCAAATAAGAGTGCATCTTTATTCAATAGGTCATCCTATTTTTGGTGACCCAATATACGGTGTTGATGATGACTTTGCAGATGCTTACTTAGATAGACTTTTAGATGATAAAAGAAGAGAAGAAGTTAGTGGTTCACATAGACTATGGCTTCATGCAAATTATTTAGAATTTAATTATGAAAATACTTTATATAAAATTTACTCTAAAAACAAAGATCTTTATAATCAGTTTTTAGATGATAATTGA
- a CDS encoding nitrogen fixation protein NifQ yields MRDLELMEKEVLALLVKHANNEQIKITLAPLIAKTSIQMGHLYSDLGLPTREVMGKLMSANFSSLAKLKPSDVRWKKYLYDCIGKTAPACAKCNDISNCFNCTLAS; encoded by the coding sequence ATGCGAGATTTAGAATTAATGGAAAAAGAGGTTTTAGCCCTTTTGGTTAAACATGCAAATAATGAACAAATAAAAATAACCTTAGCCCCACTTATTGCAAAAACTTCTATACAAATGGGACATCTTTATTCTGATTTGGGTTTACCAACCAGGGAAGTAATGGGAAAACTAATGAGTGCAAATTTTAGTTCACTAGCAAAACTAAAGCCCTCAGATGTAAGATGGAAAAAGTATTTATATGATTGTATTGGTAAAACTGCACCTGCTTGCGCTAAGTGCAATGATATTTCAAATTGTTTTAACTGTACATTAGCTTCATAG
- a CDS encoding leucine-rich repeat domain-containing protein — MRSEIEDFIKWVNVNGLNSFISTHIDDINSMTHLDLSKKKIRELPESFGVLQNLTVLKLSNNRLKKLPNCIGEFKYLKNLQCENNLLSEIPSSIGKLSKLMILNLNGNRLEELPKELYDLKSITRLTLAANKIKKLDVELGKLSKLLYFSLDTNELDELPDSFSKMKSLYYLDVSFNNLTKLPKSISQIDELQTLLLEGNQIDDLPSLESHDMLIKLDLSDNSLKSLDFNISKLEDLKILILDNNYLVKLPDEVCDLTNLNNLSVSSNSLIELPKNIGKLQNLEELDIEDNNVEKLPDSFFELKKLKNLYLADNEGLERPEGMDFEYCDL, encoded by the coding sequence ATGAGAAGTGAAATAGAAGACTTTATTAAATGGGTAAATGTCAATGGTTTGAACTCTTTCATCTCAACTCATATTGATGATATAAATAGTATGACCCACTTAGATTTATCAAAAAAGAAAATTAGAGAATTGCCTGAATCGTTTGGGGTATTACAAAATCTTACAGTATTAAAACTATCAAATAATAGATTAAAGAAATTACCTAATTGTATTGGTGAATTTAAATACTTGAAAAACTTACAATGTGAGAATAATCTTTTAAGTGAAATACCAAGTAGTATTGGAAAGCTTTCGAAACTGATGATTTTAAATCTAAACGGGAACAGGTTAGAAGAGTTGCCAAAAGAGTTATATGATTTAAAAAGTATTACAAGATTGACTCTTGCTGCAAATAAGATAAAAAAACTTGATGTGGAATTGGGTAAATTATCAAAACTTCTGTATTTTTCTTTAGATACAAATGAGTTAGACGAATTACCTGATAGTTTCTCTAAGATGAAGTCTTTGTATTACCTTGATGTTTCATTTAACAATCTAACAAAGCTACCTAAATCTATCTCCCAAATAGATGAGTTACAAACATTATTGTTAGAGGGAAATCAAATAGATGATTTACCTTCATTAGAATCCCATGATATGCTTATAAAACTTGATTTGAGTGATAATTCCTTGAAATCTTTAGATTTTAATATTAGTAAATTAGAAGATTTGAAAATACTTATTTTAGATAACAATTATCTTGTAAAACTCCCTGATGAGGTATGTGATTTAACTAACCTTAACAATTTAAGTGTTAGTTCAAACTCCTTGATTGAACTTCCCAAAAACATAGGGAAACTACAAAATCTTGAAGAGTTGGATATAGAAGATAATAATGTAGAAAAGTTACCAGACTCTTTTTTTGAATTAAAAAAACTAAAAAACTTATATTTAGCAGATAATGAGGGCTTAGAAAGACCTGAGGGAATGGATTTTGAATATTGTGATTTATAA
- a CDS encoding CCE_0567 family metalloprotein, with the protein MVDLTEEQKEKKKELAKYKRKVIEKAGVVHDIVEDTIWTEYDKLPKLSEEIGLAMKDVESFLEEHPYLK; encoded by the coding sequence ATGGTAGATTTAACAGAAGAGCAAAAAGAGAAGAAAAAAGAGTTAGCAAAATATAAAAGAAAAGTTATTGAAAAGGCTGGTGTCGTACATGACATAGTTGAAGATACAATTTGGACAGAATATGATAAGTTGCCAAAACTTAGTGAAGAGATAGGCTTGGCTATGAAAGATGTGGAGAGTTTTTTAGAAGAACATCCTTATTTAAAGTGA